Proteins encoded together in one Vigna angularis cultivar LongXiaoDou No.4 chromosome 5, ASM1680809v1, whole genome shotgun sequence window:
- the LOC108318742 gene encoding glucan endo-1,3-beta-glucosidase 7 — protein MLPFIRTYSRTTMAIHSNSSFLLHLSLIINALYIGVSQPFIGVNYGQVADNLPAPEASAELLKSTTVGKVRLYGADPAIIKALANSGIGIVIGVANGDIPSLASDPDSATQWVNANVMPHYPESNITMIAVGNEIMSSGEDGLVSQLLPAMQNVQNALNSASLGGKIKVSTVHSMAVLTQSEPPSAGSFDPGLMDILQPLVAFLKNNESPFAINPYPFFAYRSDPRPETLAFCLFRPNSGRVDQFSGKVYSNMFDAQVDAVHSALSRMGFEEVEIVIAETGWPSRGDRNEAGATVENARAYNGNLIAHLRSMVGTPSMPAKSVDTFIFALYDEDLKPGPQSERAFGLFKTDLTMAYDVGLHNSASTHKNPPTSPVTPERETQWCISKVEVGEAELQRNIDYICGSQVIDCGPIQSGGACYEPNTVLSHAAFAMNLYYQNFGRNPWNCDFSQTAMLTSQNPSYSDCVYPGGSI, from the exons ATGTTGCCTTTCATAAGAACATATTCTCGAACTACCATGGCTATACATTCCAATTCTTCATTCCTCCTCCACCTTTCCCTCATCATCAATGCACTCTACATTGGTG TTTCACAACCCTTCATCGGCGTCAACTACGGCCAGGTCGCCGACAATCTTCCAGCGCCGGAGGCATCGGCGGAGCTTCTCAAGTCTACGACGGTCGGGAAAGTACGTCTTTACGGCGCGGATCCGGCAATCATAAAGGCGCTAGCGAACTCCGGCATTGGAATCGTCATCGGCGTGGCCAACGGCGACATTCCAAGTTTGGCATCTGATCCCGACTCGGCGACTCAATGGGTCAACGCGAACGTGATGCCACATTACCCCGAAAGCAACATTACTATGATCGCTGTCGGCAACGAGATCATGAGCTCCGGCGAAGATGGCCTCGTCTCGCAGCTACTCCCGGCGATGCAAAATGTCCAGAACGCCCTCAACTCGGCCTCACTTGGTGGCAAAATAAAAGTTTCCACGGTGCATTCTATGGCCGTGTTGACTCAGTCGGAGCCTCCCTCGGCCGGGTCGTTCGACCCAGGTTTGATGGATATCCTCCAACCGTTGGTAGCGTTTTTGAAGAATAACGAGTCACCTTTCGCCATCAACCCATACCCGTTCTTCGCTTACCGGAGCGACCCGAGACCCGAAACACTCGCATTCTGTCTATTTCGACCAAATTCGGGTCGGGTCGATCAGTTTAGCGGGAAGGTTTATTCCAACATGTTTGACGCCCAG GTGGATGCTGTGCATAGTGCATTGAGCAGGATGGGGTTTGAGGAGGTGGAGATTGTGATTGCCGAGACAGGATGGCCCTCCCGTGGGGACAGAAATGAAGCAGGAGCTACTGTTGAAAACGCCAGAGCCTACAATGGAAACCTCATTGCACACCTTAGATCAATGGTTGGAACTCCTTCCATGCCTGCCAAATCTGTCGACACATTCATCTTTGCACTCTATGATGAGGATCTCAAACCTGGTCCACAATCTGAGAGAGCGTTTGGCCTCTTCAAAACTGATCTCACCATGGCATATGATGTTGGCCTACACAACTCTGCTTCAACCCATAAG AATCCACCTACTAGTCCTGTTACTCCAGAAAGGGAAACACAATGGTGCATATCAAAAGTGGAAGTGGGTGAGGCTGAGTTGCAGAGAaatattgattatatatgtgGTAGCCAAGTTATAGATTGTGGACCGATTCAGTCAGGAGGTGCTTGTTATGAACCAAACACTGTCTTATCTCATGCTGCCTTTGCTATGAATCTCTACTACCAGAACTTTGGAAGAAATCCATGGAACTGTGATTTCTCTCAAACCGCAATGCTTACTTCTCAAAATCCAA GTTACAGTGATTGTGTTTATCCTGGTGGAAGTATCTGA
- the LOC108340327 gene encoding probable receptor-like serine/threonine-protein kinase At4g34500, producing MTEAATTTGVSLKLLVLVAVLVVFAVVILVLVFFLCLRGGRSWKRRKLAAKHSSGSIPLVSKEIMVVKTSDLTPATTSEIGDVEGDPKKEAGMKVEIEAVTAVMKSEVSGGGAHRSELSVEDPNIGWGRWYSMKEVELATRGFAEGNVIGEGGYGVVYRGILHDASVVAVKNLLNNKGQAEKEFKVEVEAIGKVRHKNLVRLVGYCAEGARRMLVYEYVDNGNLEQWLHGDVGPVSPLTWEIRMRIAIGTAKGLAYLHEGLEPKVVHRDIKSSNILLDKNWNAKVSDFGLAKLLGSEKTHVTTRVMGTFGYVAPEYASSGMLNERSDVYSFGVLLMEIITGRSPIDYSRPPGEMNLVDWFKAMVASRRSEELVDPLVEIPPSPRSLKRVLLICLRCIDLDVVKRPKMGQIVHMLETDDFPFRSELRTVREKDPLPSHADVSIKVPYPPPKHAETVEKSRWR from the exons ATGACTGAGGCCGCCACAACCACGGGTGTCAGCTTGAAGCTTCTCGTCTTGGTGGCTGTTTTGGTCGTCTTCGCGGTGGTGATTCTGGTTCTCGTCTTCTTCCTGTGCTTGCGGGGCGGCCGGAGCTGGAAGCGGCGGAAGTTGGCGGCGAAACACAGCTCCGGGAGCATCCCTCTGGTGTCGAAGGAGATCATGGTGGTTAAGACCTCGGATCTCACCCCTGCGACGACGAGCGAGATTGGTGACGTGGAGGGTGATCCGAAGAAGGAGGCGGGCATGAAGGTCGAGATTGAAGCGGTGACAGCAGTGATGAAGAGCGAAGTTTCCGGTGGTGGGGCCCACCGCAGCGAGTTGTCGGTGGAGGATCCGAACATAGGGTGGGGTCGGTGGTACAGCATGAAGGAAGTGGAACTCGCCACGCGCGGTTTCGCAGAAGGGAATGTTATTGGGGAAGGTGGGTACGGTGTTGTGTACAGAGGAATTCTGCACGATGCTTCCGTCGTTGCTGTCAAAAATCTTCTCAACAACAA GGGTCAAGCAGAGAAGGAGTTTAAGGTAGAGGTTGAAGCTATTGGGAAAGTAAGGCATAAGAATTTGGTTCGTTTGGTGGGATATTGCGCTGAAGGTGCTCGAAG GATGCTTGTTTATGAGTATGTTGACAACGGAAACTTAGAACAGTGGCTGCATGGTGATGTAGGACCAGTTAGCCCCTTGACATGGGAGATTCGAATGAGAATTGCTATTGGGACAGCAAAAGG GCTAGCCTATTTGCATGAAGGCTTAGAACCCAAAGTTGTGCACCGGGATATAAAATCCAGTAACATTCTGTTGGATAAAAACTGGAATGCCAAAGTATCAGATTTTGGACTTGCCAAACTCTTAGGATCTGAGAAAACCCATGTGACGACGCGTGTAATGGGAACATTCGG ATATGTTGCACCTGAGTATGCAAGCTCAGGTATGCTTAATGAGCGCAGTGATGTGTATAGCTTTGGAGTTCTACTCATGGAGATAATCACAGGAAGAAGCCCCATTGATTATTCAAGACCACCTGGAGAG ATGAATCTAGTAGATTGGTTCAAGGCAATGGTAGCAAGCCGTCGCAGTGAGGAGCTAGTTGATCCGTTGGTTGAGATTCCACCCTCTCCAAGATCTTTGAAACGAGTTTTACTGATTTGTCTGCGGTGTATAGACTTGGATGTCGTTAAACGACCAAAGATGGGTCAAATTGTTCATATGCTTGAGACAGATGATTTCCCCTTTCGTTCT gagctacGCACAGTTAGAGAGAAAGATCCTTTGCCTTCTCACGCTGATGTTTCCATTAAAGTTCCTTATCCACCACCAAAGCATGCAGAAACCGTAGAAAAATCAAGATGGAGATGA
- the LOC108340218 gene encoding guanine nucleotide-binding protein subunit beta-2, producing the protein MSVAELKERHSSAVDTVNNLRHQLKQKRLSLLDTDICEYARSQGRTPVTFGPTDLVCCRTLQGHTGKVYSLDWTSEKSQIVSASQDGRLIVWNALTRQKIHAIKLPCAWVMTCAFSPTGQSVACGGLDSVCSIFHLNSPTDKDGNLPVSRMLSGHKGYVSSCQYVPDEDTHLITGSGDQTCVLWDITTGLKTSVFGGEFQSGHTADVYSISINASNSRMFVSGSCDATARLWDTRVASRAVRTFHGHEGDVNAVKFFPDGNRFGTGSDDGTCRLFDIRTGHQLQVYYQQHSDNDIPPVTSIAFSASGRLLFAGYTNGDCYVWDTLLAKVVLDLGSLQDSHDDRISCLGLSADGSALCTGSWDTNLKIWAFGGHRKTT; encoded by the exons ATGTCTGTTGCGGAGCTCAAAGAGCGCCACTCCTCTGCCGTCGACACAGTCAACAATCTCAGGCACCAATTGAAGCAGAAGCGTCTTTCTTTGCTCGACACAGATA TCTGTGAGTATGCGAGGTCTCAGGGTAGAACACCTGTGACCTTTGGACCTACGGATCTGGTTTGCTGTAGAACCTTGCAGGGTCACACGGGAAAG GTGTATTCGTTGGATTGGACTTCTGAAAAAAGTCAGATTGTTAGTGCATCTCAAGATGGACGATTAATAGTGTGGAATGCCCTAACTAGGCAGAAAATCCATGCCATAAAGCTGCCTTGTGCGTGGGTCATGACATGTGCTTTTTCACCAACTGGTCAGTCTGTTGCATGTGGTGGTCTTGACAGTGTGTGTTCTATTTTCCATCTTAATTCACCCACTGACAAAGATGGGAATCTACCTGTTTCCCGGATGCTTAGTGGACATAAGGGTTATGTTTCCTCTTGTCAGTATGTTCCAGATGAAGATACTCATTTAATTACTGGTTCTGGTGATCAGACATGTGTTTTATGGGATATAACTACTGGCCTTAAAACATCTGTCTTTGGAGGGGAGTTCCAGTCTGGACACACTGCAGATGTATACAG TATCTCCATTAATGCATCCAACTCAAGAATGTTTGTATCCGGTTCTTGTGATGCAACTGCTCGATTGTGGGATACTCGCGTGGCAAGTCGAGCAGTGCGGACATTTCATGGGCATGAGGGAGATGTTAATGCAGTTAAATTCTTTCCGGATGGAAATAGATTTGGAACCGGCTCGGATGATGGTACCTGCAGATTGTTTGACATTAGGACTGGACACCAACTTCAAGTATATTATCAGCAGCACAGTGACAATGACATCCCGCCTGTGACTTCCATTGCATTCTCTGCATCAGGAAGACTTCTTTTTGCTGGATACACAAATGGAGATTGCTATGTTTGGGACACTTTACTGGCAAAG GTGGTCTTGGATTTAGGATCTCTTCAAGACTCTCATGACGACAGGATCAGCTGTTTAGGTTTGTCAGCTGATGGGAGTGCTTTGTGTACAGGAAGTTGGGACACAAACTTAAAG ATATGGGCTTTTGGAGGGCATAGGAAGACAACTTGA
- the LOC108318798 gene encoding cyclase-associated protein 1 — protein sequence MDEKLIQRLESAVSRLESLSSGFHPSASPASAADDVARDPSVVAFADLIDQHVARFSRAAEVIGGQVLDVSKLVQEAFNVQKELLVELKQTQKPDLAGLGSFLKPLNEVITKAAKLTEGRRSDFFNHLKAAADSLSALAWIAYTGKDCGMSMPIAHVEESWQMAEFYCNKVLVEYRNKDPNHVEWAKALKEMYLPGLRDYVKSFHSLGPVWSPKGKVYAPSKASAPAAPAAPPPPSASLFSSQSSQASSSKPKEGMSAVFQQISEGNVTSGLRKVTADMKTKNRADRTGVVGTIEKESHATSRVPSKAGPPKFELQMGRKWVVENQIEKKDLVIGDCDAKQSVYVYGCKNSVLQIPGKVNNITIDKCTKMGVVFKDVVAAFEIVNSSGVEVQCQGAAPTILVDNTSGCQLYLSKDSLQTSITTAKSSEINVLVPSAETDGDWVEHSLPQQYIHVFKDGHFETTPASHSGG from the exons ATGGACGAGAAGCTCATACAGCGGTTAGAATCGGCGGTGTCGCGCTTAGAGTCGCTCTCCTCCGGATTCCACCCATCGGCCTCGCCGGCCAGCGCCGCCGACGATGTGGCGCGCGATCCGTCCGTCGTTGCGTTCGCCGATCTGATCGACCAGCACGTCGCTAGGTTTTCCCGCGCTGCGGAGGTTATCGGAGGACAGGTCTTGGATGTGTCGAAACTTGTGCAGGAAGCTTTCAATGTTCAGAAAGAACTTTTGGTTGAGCTCAAACAAACACAG AAGCCTGACCTTGCTGGGTTGGGGTCATTTCTCAAACCATTGAATGAAGTGATCACAAAAGCTGCCAAATTGACAGAGGGAAGGAGATCTGATTTTTTTAATCACTTGAAGGCTGCTGCTGACAGTCTCTCAGCTCTAGCATGGATTGCATATACAGGGAAGGATTGTG GCATGAGTATGCCAATTGCGCATGTGGAAGAAAGCTGGCAAATGGCTGAGTTTTACTGCAACAAG GTGCTTGTAGAGTACAGAAACAAAGACCCAAATCATGTTGAATGGGCAAAAGCTCTTAAAGAGATGTATCTACCTGGATTGAGAGATTATGTCAAGAGCTTTCATTCTTTGGGCCCTGTTTGGAGTCCAAAAGGAAAAGTATATGCTCCATCAAAAGCTTCTGCTCCTGCTGCACCTGCCGCCCCTCCCCCTCCATCTGCTTCTCTATTTAGTTCTCAATCATCTCAGGCTTCATCTTCTAAACCTAAAGAGGGTATGTCAGCAGTTTTTCAGCAAATCAGTGAAGGAAACGTCACTTCAG GTTTGAGAAAGGTTACGGCTGATATGAAAACTAAGAATCGCGCCGATAGAACTGGAGTTGTTGGCactattgaaaaagaaagtcaTGCAACTTCACGCGTGCCTTCTAAAGCAGGACCTCCAAAATTTGAACTTCAAATGGGCCGCAA ATGGGTTGTTGAAAATCAAATTGAGAAGAAAGATTTGGTCATTGGAGATTGTGATGCAAAACAGTCTGTATATGTTTATGGGTGCAAAAACTCTGTTTTGCAGATTCCAG GCAAGGTCAACAATATAACTATTGACAAATGCACAAAGATGGGAGTTGTATTTAAG GATGTTGTTGCAGCATTTGAGATTGTAAACAGTAGTGGGGTTGAGGTTCAATGCCAG GGTGCAGCTCCTACAATTTTAGTGGACAACACTTCTGGCTGCCAGCTATATCTGAGCAAAGACTCTTTACAAACATCCATAACTACAGCAAAGTCAAGCGAGATCAATGTCTTGGTTCCTAGTGCTGAAACCGATGGTGACTGG GTGGAGCATTCTTTGCCACAACAATACATTCATGTGTTCAAGGATGGACATTTTGAAACAACACCTGCTTCTCATTCTGGAGGTTAA